GTGACCTGGCTGCATTGCCAGGGTGCGGCGTCCAAGCGCATCTTCGACTACCTCGGCGAAGCCTTCCAGCTGCATCCGCTGGCCATGGAAGACGTGATCAACGAAGGCCAGAGAAGCAAGCTCGACATCTATGACGACAGGCAGGTCTTCGTGGTGCTGAACGTGCCGGTCATCCGTGGCGAGGAGCTGGTGATAGAACAGGTCAGCCTGTTCCTCGGTCCGACCTACGTGGTCAGTTTCCACAACGGTCCTGACGATTTCTTCGAGCCGATTCGCCAGCGCCTGCGTGGTCCGATCGGTCGCTTCCGCCGCTCCAAGGCGGACTACCTGCTCTACGCAATGGTCGACCTGGTCATCGACCGTGCGTTTCCCTTGCTCGAAGAATATGGCGAAGCACTGGACGAACTCGAAGAGCAGGTGCTCAGAAACCCGGAAAAGAACACGCTCGACATCATCCACTTCGTGAAGCGCGAGCTGGTAATGATCCGCAAGACCATCTGGCCGCAACGCGAGGCATTGAACCAGCTGATCCGCGACGACCACCCGCTGATCAACGAAAGCACCAAGGTCTTCTTCCGGGACTGCTACGACCACACGGTGCAGATCATCGAACTGATCGAAGCCTACCGGGAAATGACCTCGAGCCTGATGGATGTCTTTCTCAGCAGCGTTTCGAATCGCATGAACGA
The DNA window shown above is from Gammaproteobacteria bacterium and carries:
- the corA gene encoding magnesium/cobalt transporter CorA, with product MSYFQRRYHQPGTAPGTLVDREGQAEATLSLFDYDENDIHEVKDISLEDCGQYFASERVTWLHCQGAASKRIFDYLGEAFQLHPLAMEDVINEGQRSKLDIYDDRQVFVVLNVPVIRGEELVIEQVSLFLGPTYVVSFHNGPDDFFEPIRQRLRGPIGRFRRSKADYLLYAMVDLVIDRAFPLLEEYGEALDELEEQVLRNPEKNTLDIIHFVKRELVMIRKTIWPQREALNQLIRDDHPLINESTKVFFRDCYDHTVQIIELIEAYREMTSSLMDVFLSSVSNRMNDVMKVLTIIATIFIPLSFFTGLYGMNFNTEHPANMPELDWEYGYVALLSFLAILVIGMLVYFRKKRWL